A region from the Metarhizium brunneum chromosome 7, complete sequence genome encodes:
- the Clk2 gene encoding Dual specificity protein kinase CLK2 — MLYALDYLHTDRHVIHTDLKLDNILMAFEHSSVLERFVESQSANPMPRKAIGEDTIYLCHNDFGDLQEEHLQNVVPKIADFGLAQRGDGGERLLHPIQPNHCHAPEVLLGTSWSYSADIWNFGVILLDLLGGRELFLGRPENVPDRNEYSAAHHLAEMIALIGPVPRRLIQRQRDMRHWCWEPRIPNAKGDMCNNAEDYFGGPFFDGHGKFMYESFIPFHRQLGKEVPDCIVSEDLERFLKFLKRMLCWLPEERATAGELAQDPWLFSSS; from the exons ATGTTGTATGCTCTCGACTACTTGCATACCGATCGTCACGTTATTCATACCG ATCTCAAGTTGGACAATATTCTCATGGCATTTGAACATAGCTCGGTCCTCGAGCGGTTCGTTGAAAGCCAGTCAGCGAACCCGATGCCTCGCAAGGCCATTGGCGAGGACACTATTTATCTCTGCCACAACGACTTTGGCGATCTTCAGGAGGAACATCTCCAAAACGTAGTTCCCAAGATTGCAGATTTTGGGCTAGCACAACGGGGAGATGGCGGGGAGCGGCTCCTCCATCCAATACAACCCAACCATTGCCACGCGCCTGAAGTACTACTCGGAACAAGTTGGTCCTATAGTGCCGATATTTGGAATTTCGGCGTTATT TTATTGGACCTACTTGGTGGACGGGAGCTATTTCTCGGCAGGCCCGAGAACGTCCCGGACAGGAACGAATACAGTGCCGCGCACCATCTCGCCGAGATGATTGCACTTATTGGTCCCGTACCTCGTCGGTTGATACAACGACAAAGAGACATGAGGCACTGGTGCTGGGAGCCACGCATCCCGAACGCCAAAGGGGATATGTGTAACAACGCGGAGGATTATTTCGGCGGCCCTTTTTtcgatggccatg GCAAGTTCATGTATGAGTCATTCATTCCGTTTCATCGGCAGTTGGGAAAAGAAGTGCCAGACTGTATTGTTTCTGAAGACTTGGAGCGCTTCCTTAAATTCTTGAAACGGATGCTATGTTGGCTCCCTGAGGAAAGGGCAACAGCTGGCGAACTGGCTCAAGATCCATGGCTATTTTCTTCATCCTGA
- the cefD2 gene encoding Isopenicillin N epimerase component 2 has translation MAEIGPPPLTGITVLEFAGLAPGPFAGMLLADAGASVIRIDRASDTRSLPTADALTRHKASISVDLKSPPGTTFIKELVSRGADVLIDPFRPGVLEKLGLGPSVLLALNPRLVYARLTGFRRDGRYAAMAGHDINYLAVSGALSLLGRAADTPHPPTNILADFAGGGANLFQGILLALLARQTTGRGQVVEANMVDGSAYLATFPRLGLKSGVGARGRGKNLLDGGCPYYETYETKDGKYYSVGALEPQFFRLLVEGMGLAGRGLEEKRFDFDEWPAMRALFETTFRQKTRAEWEAIFDGTDACAAPVLEYQELESDAAREGDQRPSVTLRGTPCLAIKQRPAGHSDPVTHGQGAGVPGDGYEGEPLAPGDGGQQALEKWLGWQKGREYDVHKGAYILTKGGSKL, from the coding sequence ATGGCGGAAATAGGCCCTCCGCCCCTGACGGGCATCACCGTCCTCGAATTCGCCGGCCTCGCACCCGGCCCCTTCGCAGGCATGCTCCTCGCCGACGCAGGCGCCTCCGTCATCCGCATCGACCGCGCCTCCGACACCCGCTCCCTCCCCACCGCCGACGCGCTCACCCGCCACAAGGCCTCCATATCCGTAGACCTCAAGTCCCCCCCCGGCACAACCTTCATCAAGGAACTCGTCTCacgcggcgccgacgtcctCATCGACCCCTTCCGCCCCGGCGTCCTCGAGAAGCTCGGCCTCGGGCCCTCggtcctcctcgccctcaaCCCGCGCCTCGTGTACGCCCGCCTCACCGGGTTCCGCCGCGACGGCCGCtacgccgccatggccggccaCGACATCAACTACCTCGCCGTCTCAGGCGCCCTcagcctcctcggccgcgccgccgacacGCCCCACCCGCCGACCAACATCCTcgccgactttgccggcggcggcgccaaccTCTTCCAGGGCATCCTGCTCGCGCTGCTCGCGCGCCAGACCACCGGCCGCGGGCAGGTCGTCGAGGCCAACATGGTCGACGGCTCCGCGTACCTCGCCACCTTCCCGCGGCTGGGGCTCAAGTCGGGCGTCGGCGCCCGCGGCCGCGGCAAGaacctcctcgacggcgggTGCCCCTACTACGAGACGTACGAgaccaaggacggcaagtACTACTCGGTGGGCGCCCTGGAGCCCCAGTTCTTCCGCCTGCTCGTCGAGGGCATGGGCCTGGCCGGCCGGGGCCTGGAGGAGAAGCGCTTCGACTTTGACGAGTGGCCGGCCATGCGGGCCCTCTTCGAGACCACCTTTAGGCAAAAGACGCGCGCCGAGTGGGAGGCCATCTTTGACGGGACGGACGCCTGCGCCGCCCCCGTGCTGGAGTACCAGGAGCTGGAAAGCGATGCTGCCAGGGAGGGGGACCAGCGCCCGTCCGTGACGCTGCGCGGCACGCCGTGCTTGGCCATCAAGCAGCGGCCAGCGGGACACTCCGACCCCGTCACGCACGGCCAAGGCGCTGGCGTTCCTGGGGACGGGTATGAGGGCGAGCCGCTGGCGCCGGGGGATGGTGGCCAACAGGCGTTGGAGAAGTGGCTGGGGTGGCAGAAGGGGAGAGAATATGACGTGCACAAGGGTGCGTATATCCTGACCAAGGGGGGTTCGAAGCTGTAA
- the vps1 gene encoding Vacuolar protein sorting-associated protein 1, giving the protein MSGNLATSGGISDPALIQLVNKLQDVFATVGVNNPIDLPQIVVVGSQSSGKSSVLENIVGRDFLPRGSGIVTRRPLVLQLINRPAQTNGVKPEEISTANDKAANADEWGEFLHIPGQKYHDFGKIREEIARETEAKVGKNAGISAAPINLRIYSPNVLTLTLVDLPGLTKVPVGDQPRDIERQIREMVLKYIGKSNAIILAVTAANIDLANSDGLKLAREVDPEGQRTIGVLTKVDLMDDGTDVIDILSNRVIPLRLGYVPVVNRGQRDIDNKKAINVALDAEKAFFDNHKAYRNKSSYCGTPYLARKLNMILMMHIKQTLPDIKARISSSLQKYTNELESLGPSILGNSANVILNIITEFTNEWRTVLDGNNTELSSTELSGGARISFVFHELYANGVKAVDPFDVVKDVDIRTILYNSSGSSPALFVGTTAFELIVKQQIKRLEDPSLKCVSLAYDELVRILSQLLGKQLYRRYPQLKEKMHGVVIAFFKKAMEPTNKLVRDLVSMESCYINTGHPDFLNGHRAMAIVNERYNPAKPVQIDPRSGKPLPQASTPARASSPPVPEVDGTGNAGFFGSFFAAKNKKKAAAMEAPPPTLKASGNLSERENIEVEVIKLLISSYYNIVKRTMIDMVPKAIMLNLVQFTKDEMQRELLENMYRTDTLDDLLKESDFTVRRRKECQQMVESLGKASEIVSQVQ; this is encoded by the exons ATGAGTGGCAATCTCGCGACCTCGGGTGGCATCTCGGATCCTGCCCTCATCCA ACTCGTCAATAAACTTCAGGATGTCTTCGCCACTGTCGGCGTCAACAATCCCATCGATTTGCCTCAGATTGTCGTAGTGGGCAGCCAGTCTAGCGGCAAGAGTTCCGTGTTGGAGAACATCGTGGGGAGAGATTT CTTGCCTCGAGGTTCCGGCATTGTTACGCGGCGTCCATTAGTATTGCAGCTCATCAACCGCCCAGCCCAGACAAACGGTGTCAAGCCCGAGGAGATTTCTACAGCTAAcgacaaggctgccaacGCCGACGAGTGGGGAGAGTTTTTGCACATCCCTGGCCAGAAGTATCACGACTTTGGCAAGATCAGAGAGGAGATTGCCCGTGAGACGGAGGCAAAGGTTGGCAAGAACGCTGGCATCTCGGCTGCCCCCATCAACTTGCGTATTTACTCTCCCAATGTTCTCACCCTAACACTGGTCGATTTACCGGGTCTGACCAAGGTGCCCGTCGGAGACCAACCCCGCGATATCGAGCGACAGATTCGAGAGATGGTTTTGAAATATATTGGAAAGTCGAATGCCATCATTTTGGCTGTTACggcagccaacattgacctGGCTAATTCAGACGGCCTCAAGCTCGCCCGTGAAGTTGATCCCGAGGGTCAGCGTACCATTGGCGTCTTGACAAAGGTCGATTTGATGGATGACGGAACCGATGTTATCGATATTCTCTCGAATCGCGTCATCCCATTGCGTCTGGGTTACGTCCCCGTGGTTAACCGAGGCCAACGAGACATCGATAATAAGAAGGCCATCAACGTTGCCCTTGACGCCGAAAAGGCATTTTTCGACAACCACAAGGCTTACCGTAACAAGAGCTCGTACTGCGGAACTCCCTACCTGGCACGCAAGCTGAATATGATTCTCATGATGCACATCAAACAAACCCTGCCCGATATTAAAGCAAGAATTTCTAGCTCTCTACAAAAGTACACCAACGAGCTGGAGAGTCTGGGGCCATCTATACTTGGAAATAGTGCCAACGTTATCCTGAACATTATTACCGAATTTACAAACGAGTGGCGGACAGTTTTAGACGGCAATAACACTGAGCTTTCCAGCACAGAGTTGTCGGGTGGTGCTCGTATCAGTTTCGTCTTCCACGAGCTGTACGCGAACGGTGTCAAGGCCGTGGATCCATTCGACGTTGTCAAGGACGTTGATATCCGAACTATTCTCTACAACTCTTCTGGTTCATCTCCGGCCCTGTTTGTCGGTACCACCGCGTTTGAACTCATTGTCAAGCAACAAATCAAGCGCCTCGAGGATCCTAGCTTAAAGTGTGTCTCCCTCGCCTATGACGAACTGGTCCGAATCTTGTCACAGCTTCTGGGCAAGCAGTTGTACCGGCGATATCCTcagctcaaggagaagatgCATGGTGTTGTCATCGCCTTTTTCAAGAAGGCTATGGAGCCCACCAACAAGCTGGTGCGCGATCTTGTCTCCATGGAGTCGTGCTACATCAATACTGGTCACCCTGATTTCTTGAACGGCCACCGC GCCATGGCGATTGTCAACGAACGATACAACCCCGCTAAGCCTGTCCAGATTGACCCCAGGAGTGGCAAGCCTCTTCCACAGGCTAGCACACCTGCTCGGGCCAGTAGTCCCCCAGTCCCTGAGGTGGATGGCACTGGCAATGCCGGTTTCTTTGGAAGTTTTTTTGCTGccaaaaacaagaagaaggcggcagcTATGGAAGCCCCTCCACCCACATTGAAAGCCTCTGGCAACCTTTCTGAACGAGAGAATATTGAAGTGGAAGTCATCA AGCTGCTCATTTCCTCCTATTATAACATTGTCAAGCGCACCATGATTGACATGGTCCCCAAGGCTATTATGCTTAATCTCGTGCA GTTTACCAAGGATGAAATGCAGCGCGAACTGCTCGAGAACATGTACCGAACCGATACGCTCGATGACTTGCTCAAGGAAAGCGACTTCACAGTCCGCAGACGGAAGGAATGCCAGCAGATGGTTGAATCTCTGGGCAAGGCTAGCGAAATTGTCAGTCAGGTCCAATAA